In a genomic window of Streptomyces sp. NBC_01142:
- a CDS encoding chorismate mutase has translation MTVTTTVTTETQTSAAAAAGGARTETAADVISGARERIDALDDRIIGLIQERTAVSAVIQDARISSGGRRVNLTREMEVLSHYRDALGKPGTTLAMTLLELCRGRI, from the coding sequence ATGACCGTCACCACCACCGTCACCACCGAGACGCAGACGTCAGCAGCTGCCGCTGCGGGCGGCGCCCGCACCGAAACGGCCGCCGATGTGATCAGCGGCGCCCGCGAGCGGATCGACGCGCTCGACGACCGCATCATCGGCCTCATCCAGGAACGCACGGCGGTGTCGGCCGTCATCCAGGACGCCCGGATCTCCTCCGGCGGCCGCCGGGTGAACCTGACGCGCGAGATGGAGGTGCTCAGCCACTACAGGGACGCGCTGGGCAAGCCGGGAACGACACTCGCGATGACGCTGCTGGAGCTGTGCCGGG